The DNA sequence CGAGCACGCCGAAGCAGCAGGGTCAGACGCACCGCGACAAGGGCTCGTCGACGACGACCCTCGCGCCACCACCGAACCTCCCGCGCACCGCGCAGGCCTACGCGACCGCGTTCATCGACGCCTGGGTGCGCAACGACCGGACCGGCGCGCTGCGCGTCTCCACGTCGCGAGTGGTCACCCACCTGTTCGCGCAGCGGCCGTCGCCGAACGAGCGGCTGGCGCCGCAGGGCTGTAAGCCCGCCGGCGCGTTCATGCGCTGCACGTGGAGCGCCGGGGCGAACAAGGTCGTGGTCCGTGTCCGCAACGCCAGCGGCTCCGACGCGATCCGCGTCGTCGGTGTGAATCTCCACAACTCCTGACCGGGCGGTCGGGTCGCGCGCGTGACGGTCGCGCCCCGCGTCGGTCTCGGGACGGCGGCCCGTAGACTTCCGTCATGGCGAAGGTGCGCATCGCGGCCGCACAGGTCAACACCGTCGTCGGCGATCTCGACGGCAATGTCGCGCGCATCATCGACGCGTACGAGGCCGCCGCGACCGCCGGCGCGGACCTCGTCGTCTTCCCCGAGCTGTCGATCACGGGCTATCCGCCCGAGGACCTCCTGCTGCGACCCGCGTTCGTCGCGGCCGCGGGCGAGGCGCTCGACAAGCTCGCGGCGCGCACGGGTCGTACCGCCGCGGTGGTCGGGTTCCCGGACGCGGCGCGCGACCTGAGCAACGCAGCCGCGGTGCTCGCGCACGGCTGCGTGCAGGGCGTCTACCGCAAGCATCTCTTGCCGAACTACAGCGTGTTCGACGAGCAGCGCTACTTCGTGCCCGGCACCACCTACGGCCCGCTCTTCGTGATCGCGGGCGTGCGCGTCGGCGTCTCGATCTGCGAGGACGCGTGGAGCCCGATCGGCCCGATCGCGCACCAGGCCGCGGGTGGCGCCGAGCTCGCGGTGAACCTCAACGCGTCGCCGTATTACGCGGGCCGCCTGCACGAGCGCGAGACGATGCTCGCGACGCGCGCGGCCGACGCGTCGATCCCCGTCGTGTACGCCAACCTCGTCGGCGGCCAGGACGAGCTGGTCTTCGACGGCGGCTCGCTCGTGTTCGACGCGCAGGGCGATCTCGTCGCGCGCGCGAAGCAGTTCGAAGAGGACCTGCTCGTCGTCGACCTCGACGTGCGGCCCGCGTTCCGCAAGCGTCTGCTCGACCCGCGGGGCCGCGCGCGTTCTTCAGCGCTCGACGAAGTCGTGGTGAGCGAGCCGCATCTCGCGTCGCGCGACGAGCGTCCGCGCTGTGAATCGGTCCTGCCGCCGGTGCACGAGGTGTACGAGGCGCTCGTGCTCGGCACACGCGACTACGTGCGCAAGAACGGGTTCAGCGACGTGCACATCGGACTGTCGGGCGGGGTCGACTCCGCGATCGTCGCCACGATCGCGGTCGACGCGCTCGGCGCGGATCACGTCACCGGCGTGCTCATGCCGTCGCGCTTCTCGAGTGATCACAGCATCACGGACGCGGAGGCGGTCGCGGCGAACTTGGGCATCGCCACGCTCCTCGTGCCGATCGAACCCGCACACGAGGCGTTCGAGACGATGCTCACCGACGTGCTCGCGAGCCGCCCGCCGAACCTCGCCGAAGAGAACGTGCAGTCACGCATCCGCGGCAACATCCTCATGACCATCTCGAACAAGCTCGGCTCGATCGTGCTCACGACGGGCAACAAGAGCGAGATGGCCACCGGCTACGCGACGCTCTACGGCGACATGGTCGGCGGTTTCGCGGTGATCAAGGATGTGCCGAAGACGCTCGTGTACGCGCTGTGCGCCGATCGCAACGAACGCGCGGGCCGCGAGCTCATTCCGACGAGCATCCTCACGAAGCCGCCGAGCGCGGAGCTGCGACCGGACCAGAAGGACAGTGATTCGCTGCCCGACTACGACGAGCTCGATCCGATCCTCGAGGGCTACGTCGAGGACGACCTCGGCACCGCCGACCTCGTCGAAGACGGATTCGACGCGAGCGTGGTGCGCCGCATCGCGGGCCTCGTCGACCGCAACGAGTACAAGCGGCGGCAGGCCCCGCCCGGCGTGCGCGTGTCGCCGAAGGCGTTCGGCAAGGACCGGCGATTGCCGATCACGAATCGCTGGCCCGGCTGAGTCGCGGTGGCCCGGCGCGCCCCGGCGGCGTGGGAGACGCGGCGACCGTTGCTGCCCGAGCTCGCGCTGGTCGCGGCGACGGCCGCGTACGGCTCGACGTTCAAGCTCGTGCAGAACGCGCTGCTCGACATCACGCCGCTCGGCTACATGGTCCTGCGGTTCGGCGTCGCCGCGCTCGCGCTGGCACCGTTCGCGTTCGCGAGCGGCTGGCGGAACCGCGAGCCTGACGCGCCGCGCACGACCGACGACTTCGCGACGTTCCTGCGCATCGGGATCGCGTTCGGCGTCATCGGTTTCGTCGGCTACTGGTTCCAGAACGTCGGCCTGCAGCACACGACGACGTCCGACTCCGCGTTCATCACCGGGCTGTTCGTCGTGTTCACGCCGATCATCGAGACGATCGTGCGCCGGCGCCGACCCGCGCGATTCGTGACGATCGCAGTCGTCGTCTCGCTCGTCGGTCTCTTCCTCTTGACCGGCGCGCGTTTCGACATCGGCTACGGGAACGCGCTCACCCTCGGCTGCGCCGCCGACTTCGGCCTCTGGATCTACGTCGGTGGCCAGCTCGCCAACCGCTTCGATCCCATCGCGCTCACGTGCGTGCAGCTGGTCGTCATGAGCGTGCTCTCGCTCCCATTCGTGCTCGCGACCGGCTTCGGCCACGCCAGCGGTCGCGTGTGGCTCGCCGTGCTCGTGACCGGCGTCGTCTGCTCGGCCGCGGCGTTCACCGTGCAGCTCTGGGGCCAGCGCCGGATCGAGCCCGCACGCGCGGCCGTCATCCTCCTGTTCGAGCCGGTGGTCGCCGGGTTCGTCGGCTACGCCGTCGGCGAGCGGCTCGGCGTGAAGGGCTACATCGGCGCGGTCGTGATCCTTGCGAGCATCCTCGTCGCCGAAGCGCCGTCGTGGATCTCCTCGGCGCGGGCCGCGAGCGCCGGCTGAGACGAAGGTCACACTGCTTGACCGCTTGGTCAAGCCCTGGGGAGACTGAGCGTCCACTGACTCGGGGGGCACGAGACCGTATGACTGCGACGCTGACCGCTCACGCGGCCGAAGGCGCGAGCGGAGCGAGGGTCGAGGCTCGCTGGCGAGCGTGCGGGTCGGCGACCCGACGGGGAGCCGGCGAATGAGCACCGCACGCGCACCCTTCGCACCGTGGGACCGGCGCGAGCTGCCGGGACTGTTCCCGGTCGAGGAGTCGGCGCGGCGCGTCGGCAACTACAAGTGGACCGAGATGCGCCTCTTCGAGGTGCTCGGCGGCTGGGTCGCCACCGTGCCCGAGCTCGACGTGAAGCTCGTCCTCGGCCGGCACACCTATCACCACGCGTGGCACGCCGAGCTGTGGCACAAGCGGTTGCCCGAGCTGCGCGAGATGAACCCCGAACGCATGACGAAGCCGGCCAACGACGAGTTCGTGAAGTTCATGGACGCGGTGCGCGAGCCCGAGGCGCCCGAGCAGACGATCGAGAAGCTCGTCGGCGTCTACCGCGTGCTGATCCCGCGCAAGATCGCGGCGTACACGTATCACCTCAACGGCACGAGCCGCATCACCGACGCACCGACCATCCGGTCGTTGAAGTTCGCGTTGCAGGACGAGTTCGAGGACTGGCGCGACGGCGAGATGCTGCTCCAGTCGTTGCTCGACACGCCCGAGAAGGTGGAGCGGGCGATGAAGCGTCAGGCCGAGCTCGAGGCGTTGGTCTTCGCCTCGGGGGGCATCGCCGGCCCCGGTAGCCTGGGCGACGCTCTGGAGCACAAGGAGAACGGCGCATGAAGAAGCTCCTCCCGGAATCCGAGCTGGCTCGCGACGAGCGCTTCGTCCGCAGTCGCATCGAGGACGCGATCCTCGACCCTCGCGGCCCGCGGCTCGGTCAGCGTGATCTCGGGCCGGCCAGGATGGCGGCCGACCGACCCGCCGCCGCCGAGCGCTCCCGCTCGCTGATGCACGGCATCTTCGTCGGCGAGATCCAGGCGCTCGAGGGCGCGGGCCGCACCTGCTTCGACTTCGACGACCAGGAAGCGCCCTTCCAGCTCAAGCTCGACATGGCCCGTCAGTGCTGGGACGAGTCGCGTCACTGCGAGATCTCGATCAAGCTCGGCGAGCACATGGGCACCGAGATCGGTGAGTACGGCGAGTCGACCTTCCTGTACGCGGCCGCGTGCAACCCCGACCCCGTGCTGCGCCTCACCGGTGTGAACCGCGCGCTCGAAGGCCTCGCGATCGACGTCTTCAACTCGATGAAGGAGTTCGGCGAGAGCTCGAGCGACCCGATCCTCACGTTCTGCGAGGACTGGATGCTCGCCGACGAGGTGACCCACGTGAAGATGGGCTCCGACTGGCTGCGCCGGCTCTGCGAGAAGGACCCCGAGCGGCTCGAGCGGGCGCTCGAGTTCCAGCGCACGGTCGACAAGATCTTCAGCCTCGGCGGCTTCCGCGGCGAGAGCGAAGAGAACCCGATCCAGCTCGCCCGTCGCTTCCGGGAGCTCGCCGGCTTCACCGACGAGGAGAACGACGAGATCGCGGAGATCGCGCGGCAGGCCCAGGCCGACGCCGAGGCGATGGTCCAGGCCGCGCAAGGCTGAACCCCGGCCCCTGTCATGAGCCGCGTCCGCATCTCGCCCGACCCGTTCACCGTCGTCCCGTACGAGGTGCCGGTGCTCGCCGGCATCGTCGAGGATGCGGCCGCGCTCATCGGGTTCCCGCCCGAGGTCGAGATCGACGTCGAGGTCGACGAGGACCTGCCGCACCCGCTCGTCGGCACCGCGTCCGACGTCGTCGACGGCCGCGCGGTGCTCTGGACGTCGGGCGGCAATCTGGAGGACCCGCAGCGCACGCGCAAGTTCTCCGAGCCGACCGCGCGACTCGAGCTCACGCAGATGCTGATGCGGGCGAACGACCGCCTCTCCGACGGCTTCGCGTCGGCGCCGCCCGACGTCGAGCTCTCGCTCGCCGAGCGCGCCGCGTGGGACGTGTGGACGCACGCGCGTGCGGGGCGGCTCGGTCTGCCGACGCGGCGAACGCGCATTCTCTACGACTTCCGCCTCCAGCACGGCTTCACCGACGCGGCCGACGCTGCCTTCGACCGCCTGTGGGAAGCGGAGACGCTCACGTGGAACGGGCTGCGGGAGATCTGCAAGGAGACCGGCGCGGCCGACCGCCCGCCGACGAAGATCGCGCCCGACCTGCTGCGCAAGAAGTAGTTCGGCGCGCGTCGTTCAGAGGCGGTCGCGGATGCGGTCGGCGACGTGCTCGCCGGAGCGGATCGCGCCCTCCATGTAGCCCTGGAACGCGAACGAGGTGTGCTCGCCGCAGAAGAAGCGGGTGCCTTCGGTGACGCCTTCGTAGCCGCCGAAGCCGGTGAACTGACCGAGCCGGTAGAACGAGTACGCGCCGTGGTGCCACGGGTCGAGAGCCCACGCGTCGCGGTACGCGCGCCCGCGGTACGCGGCAGTCATGCCGGGGAACAGCGGCTCCATCTGTGCGAGGAAGCGCTGCACGTCGGCCGCCGGCGCGGCGCCGTGATCGACGCCCGTGCGCGGCACGCCCGCGGGGCCGCCGAGATAGCCGAGTGAGATCGAGTGCGATCCGGGCTGGCCGACCGTCTCGTCCCACGCCTCCTCGAAGCGGTCGGGTGCCGAGTACGAGCTGCCGCTGCGCCCGTTCGCGCGCCACGGGCTGCCGGCGACCTGCACGTGCAGCTTCAGGTTCGTTCCCATGCCCATCGTGTTGATCGCGCGGCGCTTGCGGTCGGAGAGCGTGAGCCCGGACACCTCGAGCGTGCGCAGGACGCGGAACGGGAGCGCGAACACGACGAGGTCGGCCGTCACGTCGAAGGTGTGCTGCCCGCGCTCGAAGGTGAGTTTCGTGGCGCGACCCGTGGGTGCGTCGCACGCGGCGAGCAGGTGCACGCCGGTCTCGATCGTCGCGCCCGGGAGCTCGTCGACCATGTGCGAGACCACGAGGTCGTTGCCGCCGACGACGTGCCACCGCTCGTCGGTGCCGTCGAGCGGGAACGGGTCGTCGCGCGGCGCGTCACTCAGGAGGTAGATCAGGTTGAGCGCGGAGGTCTGCTCGAGCGGACCGCCGTACTCGCTGAGCACGTTCGTGAGCATCAGCTTGCCGAACCGGCTCTCGGTACCGCCGGGAATGTTGCGCTCGACCCAGTCGGTGACCGGTACCTGGTCGAGGGCGGCACCGGCCGCGGTGTGGTGGTCCCATTTCTGGGGCCAGGGCGCGCGGCGCGCGGCGTCCTGGAAGGCGGGGTACGCCGCAGCCCAGTCGGCGAGCAGGTCGGCGCGCGAATAGCGCGCGCCGTCGAAGAAGAAGGTGTCCGGGTAGCCGCGCTGCGCGCCCCCGTCGACGTCCTCGAGCTCGAGACCGAAGCGATTCACCAGCGCGCGCAGGTGCGTGTGCTCGCTCGACACGAAGCCCCCGCCGTGCTCGCCGATCTGGTCGTCGGCGAAGAAGCCGCGCAGCGTCCACATGCGCCCGCCGATCCGGTCGGCGGCTTCGTAGACCGTCGATCGGATGCCGTGATCCCACAGCGCGTGCGCGCACCGGACACCCGCGCCCCCGCCGCCGACGATCACGATCCGCGGCTGGTCCTGCGCGGCGGCTCGCGGCAGCCGGCGACCGATGGTCAGCGCAGCCGCGCCCGCGAGCGCGCCGCCGAGCACGGCTCGCCGCGAGATCGTGCCGTCGTCCAGCGCACCGTCGAGGACCTCGTCGACGGGAACGCCGGTCCGGTACGCCGCATCGTGTGCGCCTGCGATGCGCCGGAGTTGCCGGGTCAGAGGGGTGCGCGCCCTCATCGGCCTAGTGCAGGTCGTGGGCGCTGACGGTGTCGTAGAGATCGACTTCGGGCCGCGTCGCCAGATGCGGCACCGCGGCCGCGGCCATCTCGGCCATCTCCGCGGAGTCGAGGTGCGTACGCGCGGCCGCGGCCGACTCCCACTTCGCGACGAGCAGCAGCCGTCCCGGATGCGCGGCCGAGGCGAGGAGGTCGACATTGCGACACGCCGGCGCGCGCCGCGTGATCACGACGTAGCGCGCGAGCACGGCCATCAGCGGCTCCTCGGAGCCCGCGCGCGGATCGAACCGTGCGGTCATCACGGCGAGCTCGGGCTCGTCGGCGGTCATCGGCGCACCGTCCATCGAAGGAAATGCGAGACCGGTCGCTCAGATGCTCCATACTGGTAGACCCCGCCGGCCCGTCGGCGCGGGCCTCGGCACCGAGGAATGCGCAGCACAGGGGCACTGTTCGCCCTCAAGGCCCGCTTGACTCGGCCCGTATCCTACAGGGACACCCAGCGTCGCTGACGGGAGCACGGCGCGCGCAGGGGGGTCGACGAATCGGCCTTCTCCCTGCATTTCACCCAAATCCGTCTGAGTCCGACGAAAAGGAAACCTTCCCTTGGCGAAGGAGCGAGTGGAGCGCGACGAGGAAGACCTCGTCCGGCTGTATCTCACCGACATCGGGCAGTACCAGCTCCTCAACAAGGAGCTCGAGGTTCAGCTCGCGCAGCAGATCGAAAACGGCAACGCCGCGCGCGAGCAGCTGGCGACGGGCAAGGGCTTGACTCCGGCCAAGAAGCGCGAGCTGCGACGCGTCGCGCGTGAGGGCGACGAGGCGCAGCGGCGCTTCATCCAGTCGAACCTGCGGCTGGTCGTCTCGATCGCGAAGAAGTACCAGGCCTCGGGCCTCCCGCTGCTGGACCTGATCCAGGAGGGGAACCTCGGCCTCATGCACGCGGTCGAGAAGTTCGACTGGCGCAAGGGCTTCAAGTTCTCGACGTACGCGACGTGGTGGATCCGTCAGGCGATCACCCGCGGCATCGCGAACACCGGTCGCACGATCCGGCTCCCCGTCCACGCGGGCGACACGCTGGCGCGACTCCAGAAGGCGCGTTCGCGCCTGGAGCTCAAGCTCGGTCGCCCGGCGACGCTTGCGGAGCTCTCGGCCGAGGTCGAGATGCCCGAGGACAAGGTCACCGAGGCGCTGCGCTTCGCGGCCGAGCCGCTGTCGCTGTCGGAGCCGTTGCGTGAGGACGGCGACGCCGAGCTCGGTGACATCGTCGAGGACCGCTCGGCGGAGTCGCCGTTCGAGGTGGCTGCCACCGCGCTGCTCCCCGCCGAGATCGAGAAGCTGCTCGCCCCGCTCGACGAGCGTGAGCGTCAGATCCTCGCCCTTCGCTTCGGTCTCGACCGCGGCGAGCCGAGGACGCTCGAAGAGGTCGGCGAGTACTTCAACCTCACCCGGGAGCGGATCCGCCAGATCGAGGCCCGGGCGATGTCGAAGCTGCGCCACCCGTCGGCCGACACCGGCGCTCGCGACCTGCTCGCGGTCTAGGCGCTCTCAGCGTCTCTCAGAGTTCTGCAGAAACGGGCGGGTCGCGCTTGCGGCCCGCCCGATTCGCGTCTCGATTCGTCACCATAAAGCGCCGACCCGCCGGGTCCGGCCCCCCGACCGGACCCGACGCGGATCGGGCCGCTTCCCCCGGGTTCAGTGGCCGTTGGCCGAGACGATCAGGTGGTAGGCGAGGCCGTAGCCCTGTTGCGGCGTGAAGTGCATGTAGGTCTTGTTGAGCTTCCCGTACCAGTGGTTCCAGATCTGGATGGAACCCGAGGTGCCGTGCAGCGACTTCACGATCGAGACCGCGAGGTCCCGCGCCGCGGGCGGCGTCATCATCATCCCGGACTTCCAGCCGTTGAAGCCGAGCCGCTGGATCACGACGGCACCGTGATAGCTCGCGGGCATGTTGCGGCCCTGCGCCGACCCGTCCCAATACGTGCGGTACGGCATCGACGTCACGCCCGAGGTCGAAGCACTCCACGTCGCCTCGACCTTGCCCGGCTCCTTGATCTTGCCGTCCTGCGCGTGCGCCG is a window from the Acidimicrobiia bacterium genome containing:
- a CDS encoding NAD+ synthase — its product is MAKVRIAAAQVNTVVGDLDGNVARIIDAYEAAATAGADLVVFPELSITGYPPEDLLLRPAFVAAAGEALDKLAARTGRTAAVVGFPDAARDLSNAAAVLAHGCVQGVYRKHLLPNYSVFDEQRYFVPGTTYGPLFVIAGVRVGVSICEDAWSPIGPIAHQAAGGAELAVNLNASPYYAGRLHERETMLATRAADASIPVVYANLVGGQDELVFDGGSLVFDAQGDLVARAKQFEEDLLVVDLDVRPAFRKRLLDPRGRARSSALDEVVVSEPHLASRDERPRCESVLPPVHEVYEALVLGTRDYVRKNGFSDVHIGLSGGVDSAIVATIAVDALGADHVTGVLMPSRFSSDHSITDAEAVAANLGIATLLVPIEPAHEAFETMLTDVLASRPPNLAEENVQSRIRGNILMTISNKLGSIVLTTGNKSEMATGYATLYGDMVGGFAVIKDVPKTLVYALCADRNERAGRELIPTSILTKPPSAELRPDQKDSDSLPDYDELDPILEGYVEDDLGTADLVEDGFDASVVRRIAGLVDRNEYKRRQAPPGVRVSPKAFGKDRRLPITNRWPG
- a CDS encoding DMT family transporter, which gives rise to MARRAPAAWETRRPLLPELALVAATAAYGSTFKLVQNALLDITPLGYMVLRFGVAALALAPFAFASGWRNREPDAPRTTDDFATFLRIGIAFGVIGFVGYWFQNVGLQHTTTSDSAFITGLFVVFTPIIETIVRRRRPARFVTIAVVVSLVGLFLLTGARFDIGYGNALTLGCAADFGLWIYVGGQLANRFDPIALTCVQLVVMSVLSLPFVLATGFGHASGRVWLAVLVTGVVCSAAAFTVQLWGQRRIEPARAAVILLFEPVVAGFVGYAVGERLGVKGYIGAVVILASILVAEAPSWISSARAASAG
- a CDS encoding DUF455 family protein, which produces MKKLLPESELARDERFVRSRIEDAILDPRGPRLGQRDLGPARMAADRPAAAERSRSLMHGIFVGEIQALEGAGRTCFDFDDQEAPFQLKLDMARQCWDESRHCEISIKLGEHMGTEIGEYGESTFLYAAACNPDPVLRLTGVNRALEGLAIDVFNSMKEFGESSSDPILTFCEDWMLADEVTHVKMGSDWLRRLCEKDPERLERALEFQRTVDKIFSLGGFRGESEENPIQLARRFRELAGFTDEENDEIAEIARQAQADAEAMVQAAQG
- a CDS encoding NAD(P)/FAD-dependent oxidoreductase, with the translated sequence MRARTPLTRQLRRIAGAHDAAYRTGVPVDEVLDGALDDGTISRRAVLGGALAGAAALTIGRRLPRAAAQDQPRIVIVGGGGAGVRCAHALWDHGIRSTVYEAADRIGGRMWTLRGFFADDQIGEHGGGFVSSEHTHLRALVNRFGLELEDVDGGAQRGYPDTFFFDGARYSRADLLADWAAAYPAFQDAARRAPWPQKWDHHTAAGAALDQVPVTDWVERNIPGGTESRFGKLMLTNVLSEYGGPLEQTSALNLIYLLSDAPRDDPFPLDGTDERWHVVGGNDLVVSHMVDELPGATIETGVHLLAACDAPTGRATKLTFERGQHTFDVTADLVVFALPFRVLRTLEVSGLTLSDRKRRAINTMGMGTNLKLHVQVAGSPWRANGRSGSSYSAPDRFEEAWDETVGQPGSHSISLGYLGGPAGVPRTGVDHGAAPAADVQRFLAQMEPLFPGMTAAYRGRAYRDAWALDPWHHGAYSFYRLGQFTGFGGYEGVTEGTRFFCGEHTSFAFQGYMEGAIRSGEHVADRIRDRL
- a CDS encoding antibiotic biosynthesis monooxygenase family protein, coding for MDGAPMTADEPELAVMTARFDPRAGSEEPLMAVLARYVVITRRAPACRNVDLLASAAHPGRLLLVAKWESAAAARTHLDSAEMAEMAAAAVPHLATRPEVDLYDTVSAHDLH
- a CDS encoding sigma-70 family RNA polymerase sigma factor; protein product: MAKERVERDEEDLVRLYLTDIGQYQLLNKELEVQLAQQIENGNAAREQLATGKGLTPAKKRELRRVAREGDEAQRRFIQSNLRLVVSIAKKYQASGLPLLDLIQEGNLGLMHAVEKFDWRKGFKFSTYATWWIRQAITRGIANTGRTIRLPVHAGDTLARLQKARSRLELKLGRPATLAELSAEVEMPEDKVTEALRFAAEPLSLSEPLREDGDAELGDIVEDRSAESPFEVAATALLPAEIEKLLAPLDERERQILALRFGLDRGEPRTLEEVGEYFNLTRERIRQIEARAMSKLRHPSADTGARDLLAV